A section of the Armatimonadota bacterium genome encodes:
- the radA gene encoding DNA repair protein RadA, which produces MGIRYVCQACGFTSGKWLGRCPACEGWGTLVEEPETPRRRPGARAVEPVALPDVRPLPEERLVTGIGELDRVLGGGIVPGSLVLVGGDPGIGKSTLALMMAQRLAAHGRRVLYVSGEESPQQTKMRADRIGVDSRGILLLAETELEAVLDAARRLRPALLVVDSIQTVYRPELGSAPGSVGQVRECAAALLQLAKTDGIAVLLIGHVTKEGILAGPRVLEHTVDTVLYFEGERHQAYRILRAQKNRFGSTNEIGIFEMHADGLREVPNPSAAFLGDRPPDATGAAVVCVLEGTRPLLVEVQALVSPTAFGTPRRATSGIDYNRLLLLLAVLEKRAGLPLGGCDVYVNAAGGVRVEEPAVDLGVLLAVASSYRNRPLDTKTVFCGEVGLSGEVRGIPQLGRRLQEAAKLGFRRVVGPRVSLAAAVDPSIEVVGVGTVEEALALL; this is translated from the coding sequence GTGGGAATCCGGTACGTCTGCCAGGCCTGCGGGTTTACCTCGGGGAAGTGGCTGGGCCGGTGCCCGGCCTGCGAAGGGTGGGGGACCCTGGTGGAGGAGCCGGAGACCCCCCGGCGAAGGCCTGGGGCCCGGGCCGTGGAGCCCGTAGCGCTTCCGGACGTCCGGCCGTTGCCAGAGGAGCGGCTCGTGACGGGGATCGGGGAGCTGGACCGGGTGCTGGGGGGCGGGATCGTGCCGGGTTCCCTGGTGCTGGTGGGAGGGGATCCAGGGATCGGGAAGAGCACCCTCGCGCTCATGATGGCGCAACGGTTGGCCGCGCACGGACGCAGGGTGCTGTACGTCTCGGGCGAGGAGTCCCCCCAGCAGACGAAGATGCGGGCAGACCGCATCGGCGTGGACTCGCGGGGGATTCTGTTGCTGGCGGAGACGGAGCTGGAGGCGGTTCTGGATGCGGCCCGCCGCCTGCGACCTGCCCTGCTGGTGGTGGACAGCATCCAGACCGTGTACCGGCCAGAGCTGGGCAGCGCCCCGGGGAGCGTGGGGCAGGTGCGGGAGTGCGCCGCAGCCCTCCTGCAGCTCGCGAAGACGGATGGGATCGCGGTGCTGCTCATCGGGCACGTCACGAAGGAGGGAATCCTCGCGGGTCCCCGGGTGCTGGAGCACACGGTGGACACGGTGCTGTACTTCGAGGGCGAGCGGCACCAGGCGTACCGCATCCTGCGGGCGCAGAAGAACCGGTTCGGCTCCACCAACGAGATCGGGATCTTCGAGATGCACGCGGACGGCCTGCGGGAGGTCCCCAATCCATCCGCCGCCTTCCTCGGAGACCGACCGCCGGATGCCACCGGGGCCGCGGTGGTGTGCGTGCTGGAGGGCACCCGGCCCCTTCTCGTGGAGGTACAGGCCCTGGTGAGCCCCACGGCGTTCGGCACTCCCCGTCGGGCCACTTCCGGGATCGACTACAACCGGCTGCTCCTGTTGCTGGCGGTGCTGGAGAAACGGGCGGGGCTGCCCTTGGGAGGGTGCGACGTGTACGTGAACGCCGCGGGAGGTGTCCGGGTGGAGGAACCCGCGGTGGACCTGGGGGTGCTGCTGGCCGTGGCCTCCTCGTATCGGAACCGGCCCCTTGACACCAAGACCGTCTTCTGCGGCGAGGTGGGGCTGTCCGGGGAAGTCCGGGGAATTCCGCAACTCGGCCGCCGCCTCCAGGAGGCGGCCAAGTTGGGATTCCGGCGGGTGGTGGGGCCCCGTGTGAGCCTGGCCGCCGCGGTGGACCCCAGCATCGAGGTCGTGGGCGTGGGCACGGTGGAGGAGGCCCTCGCTCTCCTCTAG
- the rlmB gene encoding 23S rRNA (guanosine(2251)-2'-O)-methyltransferase RlmB, which translates to MAAQRTVVQLEGRNPVLEALRAGHPLRKIQISRTARRSGSLARIVAEARARGVPVQFVDPRHLDAISQTGTHQGVIAFAHAVPPVALEDLLDRACAEGRPFLVLLDGIQDPRNLGAILRTAEAAGAHGVVIPKRRSAGLTPTVAKASAGAVEHLPVAVVSNLPRAVEACRERGIPVVGAHLQGDPYDRADLRPPIALVIGGEGTGVSRIVRERCDRLVCIPMYGKVSSLNASVAAGILLYEVVRNLREARALPQSSCERGKASVR; encoded by the coding sequence ATGGCGGCGCAGAGAACCGTCGTCCAGCTGGAGGGACGGAACCCGGTCCTGGAAGCCCTGCGGGCGGGACACCCGCTCCGGAAGATCCAGATCTCCCGCACCGCCCGTCGAAGCGGGAGCCTTGCCCGCATCGTGGCGGAGGCGCGGGCCCGGGGGGTCCCCGTGCAGTTCGTGGATCCCCGCCACCTGGACGCCATCTCGCAGACGGGCACGCACCAGGGGGTCATTGCCTTCGCCCACGCCGTGCCCCCGGTGGCCCTCGAGGACCTCCTGGATCGGGCGTGCGCGGAGGGTCGCCCTTTCCTCGTCCTCCTGGACGGCATCCAGGATCCCCGCAACCTCGGAGCCATTCTCCGCACCGCGGAGGCCGCGGGCGCGCATGGTGTGGTGATCCCCAAGCGCCGGTCCGCGGGCCTGACACCCACGGTGGCGAAGGCGTCCGCAGGCGCGGTGGAACATCTCCCCGTGGCCGTGGTTTCGAACCTCCCGCGGGCGGTGGAGGCGTGTCGGGAGCGTGGAATTCCCGTGGTGGGCGCTCATCTGCAAGGGGATCCCTACGACCGGGCGGATCTGCGACCGCCCATCGCCCTGGTGATCGGAGGGGAGGGCACGGGCGTGAGTCGGATCGTGCGGGAGCGGTGCGACCGGCTGGTGTGTATCCCCATGTACGGCAAGGTGTCCTCCCTGAACGCCTCCGTGGCCGCGGGCATCCTCCTCTACGAGGTGGTCCGGAACCTGCGAGAGGCCCGCGCGCTCCCGCAGAGCTCCTGCGAGAGAGGGAAAGCGTCGGTGAGGTAA
- a CDS encoding VanW family protein — protein MRIRWGSVVLLVATAAAPMAYAVQELRFEGRILPGVWIEDVSVGGKTVEEAVRLLRDRVDARFRRPITVHASSAGRTRVWQRTPGVLGFEPDLASAVRGAYGIGRTGSLWDRVRARWRLWHEPVVLRLPVRRRPGRLEDFLREAARAVFEPPRDARFVVEDGEVRILPSRDGVALDEMAARRRLIRAVLEGWRAVVLPLRRIRPRLPAEEAEGWGIRDVVAEFRTRLAPDPDRTHNIRLTAGLLRGRVLRTGEVFSFNEAVGPRTRARGFRPAPVILHEEFVPGDGGGVCQVSSTLFNAALLADLTILRRTNHSLPVGYLPIGRDATVVYGGVDLVFRNDGPPLLLWAEVQGRELVVRFYGRGSPHRRVDIVVTDVVRIPPPEGRVVREDPELPQGTVKVLPPRPGFRATTWRVVRQGGRVVRREVVARSFYRPVPAMVKMGVRSLAMEPRSP, from the coding sequence ATGCGGATCCGGTGGGGAAGCGTGGTGCTGCTCGTGGCCACGGCGGCGGCCCCGATGGCCTATGCGGTGCAGGAACTCCGTTTCGAGGGCCGCATCCTGCCTGGGGTGTGGATAGAGGACGTGTCCGTGGGCGGAAAGACCGTTGAGGAGGCGGTGAGGCTCCTCCGGGATCGGGTGGACGCCCGATTTCGCCGACCCATCACGGTGCACGCCTCCTCTGCGGGACGGACCCGGGTGTGGCAACGGACCCCCGGTGTGCTCGGTTTCGAACCTGACCTCGCTTCCGCCGTGCGAGGAGCGTACGGGATCGGGCGGACCGGAAGCCTGTGGGATCGCGTGCGGGCCCGCTGGCGGCTCTGGCACGAGCCCGTGGTGCTCCGGCTCCCGGTTCGGAGGCGGCCGGGACGGCTGGAGGATTTTCTGCGCGAGGCCGCGCGCGCGGTCTTTGAGCCTCCTCGGGATGCCCGGTTCGTGGTGGAGGACGGGGAGGTTCGGATCCTTCCCAGCCGGGACGGCGTGGCCCTGGACGAGATGGCGGCACGACGGCGGTTGATCCGGGCGGTGCTGGAGGGCTGGCGCGCGGTGGTCCTCCCGCTTCGCAGGATCCGGCCCCGCCTTCCCGCGGAGGAAGCCGAGGGATGGGGGATCCGGGACGTGGTGGCGGAATTCCGCACGCGGCTCGCGCCAGACCCGGACCGCACCCACAACATCCGCCTCACCGCGGGCCTGCTCCGGGGCCGGGTGCTGCGCACCGGGGAGGTCTTTTCCTTCAACGAAGCCGTGGGACCACGTACCCGGGCCCGCGGCTTCCGGCCCGCGCCCGTGATCCTCCACGAGGAGTTCGTGCCCGGGGACGGCGGTGGGGTCTGCCAGGTGTCCAGCACCCTCTTCAATGCCGCCCTCCTCGCGGATCTCACCATCCTCCGCCGCACCAACCACAGCCTCCCCGTGGGCTACCTCCCGATCGGTCGGGATGCCACGGTGGTCTACGGGGGGGTGGACCTGGTCTTCCGGAACGACGGGCCGCCGCTCCTGCTGTGGGCGGAGGTGCAGGGGAGGGAGCTCGTGGTCCGGTTCTACGGCCGCGGATCCCCGCACCGGCGGGTGGACATCGTGGTGACGGACGTGGTCCGGATTCCGCCCCCCGAAGGGCGGGTGGTCCGGGAGGACCCGGAGCTCCCCCAGGGCACGGTGAAGGTCCTGCCGCCGCGGCCCGGCTTCCGGGCCACCACCTGGCGTGTGGTGCGGCAAGGGGGGCGGGTGGTGCGGCGGGAGGTGGTGGCCCGCTCCTTCTACCGCCCTGTTCCGGCCATGGTCAAAATGGGTGTCCGTTCCCTGGCCATGGAGCCTCGTTCACCTTGA
- the cysS gene encoding cysteine--tRNA ligase: MALHVTNTMTRRKERFEPLNPPEVRMYVCGVNLYGPAHVGHALSYVFFDVVRRHLEWSGYRVRHVQNFTDVEDRIIARAREEGRTIGQIAEEYIARFHEEMDRLNVLRAHRYPRATQAIPKILEIIQGLLERGFAYVVDGDVYYRVRAFPEYGKLSGRRLEEMMAGARVAVDPRKEHPMDFALWTRAKPGEPSWPSPWGEGLPGWHIECSAMVLEHLGSQIDIHGGGEDVIFPHHENEIAQSEAYTGRKPFVRYWLHNALLRPGEGEEKMTRHLGNVVTIEEALRRYTPDGLRLFFLSSHYRSPLTWKEQAVEAADRGALRLRNALEAVEVLLRRTRPSGRDSAPAAALRERAAQTREAFRAALDDDFDTPRAIAELHALAAEINRLVDGLSKRSQEAGNPEDAADALAHARAVLQELASVLGLRLESRVLLERLKEDLRRLLSEEEALVGVDGEGRPEEVLERILEVRQRARERREFAVADRIRQRLAEIGVVVEDFPGGSRWRIRDRGGE; encoded by the coding sequence GTGGCCCTGCACGTGACGAACACCATGACCCGCCGTAAGGAACGGTTCGAGCCCCTAAACCCTCCGGAGGTGCGCATGTACGTCTGCGGGGTGAACCTCTACGGGCCCGCACACGTGGGGCATGCCCTCAGCTACGTCTTCTTCGATGTGGTGCGGCGGCACCTGGAGTGGTCCGGGTATCGGGTGCGCCACGTCCAGAACTTCACGGACGTGGAGGATCGCATCATCGCCCGGGCCCGGGAAGAGGGCCGGACCATCGGGCAAATCGCGGAGGAGTACATCGCGCGGTTCCACGAGGAGATGGATCGGCTCAACGTGCTCCGGGCCCACCGTTACCCCCGCGCCACCCAGGCGATCCCGAAGATCCTGGAGATCATCCAGGGCCTGCTGGAGCGGGGGTTCGCGTACGTGGTGGACGGGGACGTGTACTACCGGGTTCGGGCCTTTCCCGAGTACGGCAAGCTCTCGGGGCGACGGCTGGAGGAGATGATGGCGGGCGCCCGGGTGGCGGTGGATCCCCGCAAGGAGCACCCCATGGACTTCGCCCTCTGGACCCGGGCAAAGCCCGGGGAGCCCTCCTGGCCCAGCCCGTGGGGGGAGGGATTGCCGGGGTGGCACATCGAGTGTTCCGCGATGGTCCTCGAGCACCTGGGGTCGCAGATCGACATCCACGGGGGCGGGGAGGACGTCATCTTCCCCCACCACGAGAACGAGATCGCGCAAAGCGAAGCGTATACGGGCCGCAAGCCCTTCGTGCGGTACTGGCTCCACAACGCCCTCCTGCGCCCCGGGGAGGGCGAGGAGAAGATGACCCGCCACCTGGGCAACGTGGTGACCATCGAGGAGGCTCTACGGCGCTACACCCCCGACGGGCTGCGCCTGTTCTTCCTCAGCAGCCACTACCGGAGCCCCCTCACGTGGAAGGAGCAGGCGGTGGAGGCCGCGGACCGCGGGGCCCTGCGGCTGCGCAACGCCCTCGAGGCCGTGGAAGTCCTTCTTCGGCGCACGCGGCCAAGCGGCCGGGATTCCGCTCCCGCCGCGGCCCTCCGGGAACGGGCGGCTCAGACGCGGGAAGCCTTCCGCGCGGCCCTGGACGACGACTTCGATACCCCCCGGGCCATCGCGGAGCTCCACGCGCTCGCCGCGGAGATCAACCGGCTTGTGGACGGGCTGAGCAAGCGGTCGCAGGAGGCAGGGAACCCCGAGGACGCCGCGGACGCCCTGGCGCACGCGCGGGCTGTGCTCCAGGAGCTCGCCTCCGTGCTGGGCCTGCGGTTGGAGAGCCGGGTCTTGCTGGAGCGGCTGAAGGAGGATCTGCGGCGGCTCCTCTCGGAGGAGGAGGCGTTGGTGGGCGTGGACGGAGAAGGGCGTCCGGAGGAGGTGCTGGAGCGCATTCTGGAGGTCCGACAGCGGGCGCGGGAGCGGCGGGAGTTTGCGGTGGCGGACCGGATCCGTCAGCGACTCGCGGAGATCGGGGTGGTGGTGGAGGACTTCCCGGGCGGGAGCCGTTGGCGGATCCGGGACCGGGGCGGGGAGTGA
- the ispD gene encoding 2-C-methyl-D-erythritol 4-phosphate cytidylyltransferase translates to MRAGAIIAAAGRGNRLRREEPKALVMLAGLPLVVRAALPFQRCPLVEEIVVVAPEGNLEDVGTWVRRCSLSKIHAVVPGGPQRQDSVGRGLEALRGAEVVLVHDGARPLLEEGLVGRVAQAAAEYGAVVPALPVHDTLKRVRGGLIEQTVDRTGIWVAQTPQGFRIELLRAAHARARAEGFYGTDDAVLVERLGHPVHVVPGSARNLKITTPEDLLVAEALLRWPEESE, encoded by the coding sequence GTGCGAGCGGGAGCCATCATCGCCGCCGCGGGTCGGGGGAACCGCCTGAGGAGGGAGGAGCCGAAGGCCCTCGTGATGCTGGCCGGCCTTCCGCTCGTGGTCCGGGCCGCGCTTCCCTTCCAGCGCTGTCCGCTTGTGGAGGAGATCGTGGTGGTGGCCCCGGAGGGGAATCTGGAGGATGTGGGCACGTGGGTGCGACGGTGCAGCCTTTCGAAGATCCACGCGGTGGTGCCGGGGGGGCCGCAGCGCCAGGACTCCGTCGGCCGGGGGCTGGAGGCGCTGCGGGGTGCGGAAGTGGTGCTGGTGCACGACGGAGCAAGACCCCTCCTGGAGGAGGGGCTCGTCGGGCGGGTGGCCCAGGCCGCGGCAGAGTACGGGGCCGTGGTTCCCGCCCTGCCCGTGCACGATACCCTCAAACGCGTGCGGGGGGGTCTCATCGAGCAAACCGTGGATCGTACGGGGATCTGGGTCGCGCAGACCCCGCAAGGATTCCGGATCGAACTCCTGCGTGCCGCCCACGCCCGAGCCCGGGCCGAAGGGTTCTACGGGACGGACGACGCGGTGCTGGTGGAGCGCCTGGGGCATCCGGTCCACGTGGTCCCGGGGAGCGCCCGAAACCTGAAGATCACCACCCCTGAAGACCTTCTCGTGGCGGAGGCGTTGCTGCGGTGGCCCGAGGAATCCGAGTAG
- the ispF gene encoding 2-C-methyl-D-erythritol 2,4-cyclodiphosphate synthase, producing MARGIRVGIGVDVHPLEAGRRLVLGGVEIPYERGLKGWSDGDVLVHAIMDAALGASGLPDIGTHFPPGDERYRDARSLDLLREVRGWVEARGYRVAQICAVIVAEAPRLQPYVARMRAQLAEMLGLNVEDVGIQVTTAEGLGAVGRGEGIQAFAVALLEPL from the coding sequence GTGGCCCGAGGAATCCGAGTAGGGATCGGCGTGGACGTACACCCTCTGGAAGCCGGGCGCCGGCTCGTGCTCGGGGGCGTGGAGATCCCCTACGAGCGGGGGCTTAAGGGGTGGAGCGACGGGGATGTGCTCGTGCACGCCATCATGGATGCGGCCCTGGGCGCTTCGGGCCTTCCGGACATCGGCACGCACTTTCCCCCGGGAGACGAGCGATACCGGGACGCCCGCAGCCTGGACCTGCTGAGGGAGGTTCGGGGATGGGTGGAGGCCCGAGGCTACCGGGTGGCCCAGATCTGTGCGGTGATCGTGGCGGAGGCTCCCCGGCTCCAACCGTACGTGGCCCGCATGCGCGCCCAACTGGCGGAGATGCTCGGCCTGAACGTGGAGGATGTGGGAATCCAGGTGACCACCGCGGAGGGGTTGGGGGCGGTGGGCCGGGGGGAGGGGATCCAGGCGTTCGCGGTGGCGCTGCTGGAGCCACTCTGA
- a CDS encoding TRAM domain-containing protein, with the protein MARIARAGGALLGAAVGFQVAQTLLPLADGGLNGWHRFGVQLLGGVVGAGVGAGIGPSLWRRFVRVMAGVLAWLHRMPLRELTVGLVGLSAGLVLAAAIGYLLSGIPVIGGYLRLAALLVFGYLGWHFAQLWREDLSALWERSTRRRGTAKVLDTSAIIDGRIADVVRTGFLEGPLLVPRSVLRELQAIADSSDPLRRSRGRRGLEILGRLQTELQAVQVVEDEGPGEVDERLVRLAKAHRAGIVTTDFNLSRIAELQGVRVLNVNELSSALRPVVLPGEELTVHLVREGKEPGQGVGYLEDGTMIVVEGGKRWIGTSSEVVVTSVLQTSAGRMIFARPKQEEDLRRSTG; encoded by the coding sequence GTGGCGCGCATCGCTCGGGCTGGTGGGGCCCTGTTGGGGGCCGCGGTGGGCTTCCAGGTCGCGCAGACCCTCCTCCCCCTCGCGGACGGCGGTTTGAACGGCTGGCACCGGTTCGGGGTCCAGCTGCTGGGGGGCGTGGTAGGCGCCGGGGTGGGGGCCGGCATCGGGCCATCCCTATGGCGGCGTTTCGTGAGGGTCATGGCCGGGGTGCTTGCCTGGCTTCACCGCATGCCCCTGCGGGAGTTGACGGTGGGGTTAGTGGGCCTCAGTGCGGGTCTGGTGCTCGCCGCCGCCATCGGGTATCTCCTCTCCGGGATCCCCGTGATCGGGGGCTACCTGCGGCTCGCGGCCCTTCTGGTGTTCGGATATCTGGGGTGGCACTTCGCGCAGCTGTGGCGGGAGGATCTGAGCGCCCTGTGGGAACGCTCCACAAGGCGCCGGGGAACCGCCAAGGTCCTGGACACCAGCGCCATCATTGACGGTCGAATCGCGGACGTGGTGCGCACGGGGTTCCTGGAAGGCCCCCTTCTCGTGCCCCGGTCCGTGCTGCGGGAACTGCAGGCCATCGCGGACTCCTCGGATCCCCTGCGCCGGAGCCGGGGCCGGCGGGGCCTGGAGATCCTGGGACGGCTGCAGACGGAGCTGCAGGCGGTACAGGTGGTGGAGGACGAGGGCCCGGGAGAGGTGGATGAGCGGCTCGTGCGGCTCGCGAAGGCCCACCGGGCTGGGATCGTGACCACGGACTTCAACCTGAGCAGGATCGCGGAGCTGCAGGGGGTGCGGGTGCTGAACGTGAACGAGCTCAGCAGCGCCCTCCGGCCCGTGGTGCTGCCCGGGGAGGAGCTCACCGTGCACCTGGTGCGGGAGGGGAAGGAGCCGGGCCAGGGGGTGGGGTACCTGGAGGACGGCACCATGATCGTGGTGGAAGGGGGCAAGCGGTGGATCGGCACGAGTTCCGAGGTGGTGGTCACCAGCGTGCTCCAGACCTCCGCGGGCCGCATGATCTTCGCCCGCCCCAAGCAGGAGGAGGACCTGCGGCGGTCCACGGGATAG